The stretch of DNA ACCCGCCGCTGGCGGTGACCAGAGCCGCCGCGATGAACGGGGTGAAACCGCCGCCGATCGCGCTGGCCACCTGGTATCCGACGCCCGCACCGCTGTACCGGTACTCCGCCCCGAACATCTCGGTGAACAGCGGCTGCTGCACGCTGACGACCATGTCGTGGGAGATGTTGACCAGGAGCACGGCGAGGATGACGGTGCCGATCATCGATCCGTGCTCGAGGAAGATGAAGAACGGGAACGCGCACACCGCGCCGATCAGCGCGCCGAGGATGTAGACGCGGCGACGGCCGTGCTTGTCGGACAGCCAGGCGAACAGCGGGATGGTGCCGATGCCGACGGCGCCGACGAGCAGACCGACGTTGAGCATGAAGTTGCGCTCCATCCCCAGTTCCTGCGTGGAGTAGCTGAGCGCGAACGTGGTCACGATGTACATCGAGAACAGTTCGGCGAAACGCAGGCCGATGATCTGAAGGAACGCCTTCGGATGGTTGCGCAGTGCCTCGACGAGAGGGATCCGCTTCTTCTCCTGCGGGGTGTCCTCGACCTTTTCGACCTTCTCGACGAATTCGGGACTCTCCTGGACTCCGGCGCGGATCCACAGACCGATTCCGACCAGGACGACGCTGGCGATGAACGGAACACGCCAACCCCACTGGCTGAACGCGGTCTCGGTGGTCAGGTTGCTCATGAGCATGACGAATCCGGTGGCGAGGATGAGTCCGACCGAGTACCCGACCTGGACGCCACTGCTGTAGAACGCCTTCTTCTTCGGCGGCGCACTCTCGACGGCCATCAGTGCGGCCCCACCCCACTCGCCGCCGACCGCGAAGCCCTGGATGGCGCGCAGCGTGACGAGCAGCACCGGCGCCCACCAGCCGATCGACGCGAACGACGGCAGCAGCCCGATCAGAGCGGTGCTCGTGCCCATGATCAGCACGGTGAGGATCAGCATCCGCTTGCGTCCGATGCGGTCGCCGTAGTGGCCGAACACGACGCCACCGAGCGGCCGGAACAGGAATCCGACGCCGAACGTCGCGAACGCGGCGAGCGTTCCGATCGCCGGGCTGACGTTCGGGAAGAACTCCGAGTTGAAGACCAGTGCCGCGACCAGTCCGTAGAGCAGGAAGTCGTACCAATCGATGACCGCGCCGACGAAGCTGCTCAGCGCTGCTCTGCGCGCCTGCTTCTCGGCCGCCGGGGTGAAGGCGTGATCGCTCATTCCGATGTCCCGTCTAGTGTGATGTTCGCATTGCGAACGCATGTCCGCTGATCGAATAATGTGACGGTAGCCATAGCGTTTCCGTGTTGTCAAGGCGGGTCCAGATGCGTGGTACTGCCGTTTCGTCTATCCCGGCCGGCGGAAATTCACCGAATCGGCGGTTCCGCCGCACCCGCGACTCGTCCACACTTTCTCGAATCAGCGACGCACATCACATCCGGAGTAGCGCCGAAGGGATTTCTCCATGTCAGGAACCACCGATCCGCAGCTTCAGCACACGCTGAAGAAGCGGCACCTCTCGATGATCGCTATCGCGGGGGTGATCGGAGCAGGCCTCTTCGTGGGCTCCGGGGTCGCGATCCGCGAGACGGGCCCCGGCGTTCTGGTCGCCTACGCACTCGCCGGCATCGTCGTCATCCTCGTGATGCGCATGCTCGGCGAGATGTCGACCGCCAACCCCGAGACCGGGTCGTTCTCCGCGTACGCGGACCAGGCGATCGGCCGATGGGCGGGATTCAGCATCGGCTGGCTCTACGCGTGGTTCTGGATCATCGTCCTCGGCATCGAGGCGACCGCGGGCGCCGTCATCATGAACCGCTGGATCCCCGACGTCCCGCAGTGGAGTTGGGCACTGATCCTGATGGTGCTGCTGACACTGACGAACATCGCGTCCGTGAAGTCGTTCGGCGAGTTCGAATTCTGGTTCGCATCGATCAAGGTCGCGGCGATCGTCATCTTCCTCGGGCTCGGCGTCCTCGCGATCTGCGGAGCCCTCCCCGGCGTCGAAGCACCCGGACTCACCAACCTCACCGGTCACGGCGGGTTCTTCCCCAACGGGGCCGGTGCCGTGTTCGCGGCAGTGCTCGTCGTCGTGTTCTCGTTCTTCGGCGCCGAGATCGCGACCATCGCGGCCGGTGAATCCGCGAACCCCGTCGCCGCCGTGCGCAACGCCGTGCGGTCCGTCGTGTGGCGGATCCTGATCTTCTACATCGGATCCATCGCCATCGTCGTGACGCTGCTCCCCTGGGACGACGCCTCCGTCGCGCTGAGCCCATACGTCGCGGTCATGGATTCGTTCGGCATTCCGGCGGCCGGCAACATCATGGACGTCGTCGTGCTCACGTCCGTGCTGTCCTGCCTGAACTCCGGCCTGTACACGGCGAGCCGGATGATCTTCTCCCTCTCCCGCCGCGGCGACGCCCCGGCCTCGCTGTCGAAGGTCGGTTCGTCCGGCGTCCCGCGTCAGGCCGTGCTCGTCTCGACGGTCGTGGGATTCCTCACCGTGGGCCTGAACTACCTGTACCCGGACACCGTGTTCCTGTTCCTCGTCAACTCGTCGGGCGCGATCGCCCTGTTCGTGTGGCTGGCGATCTCGGTGTCGCAGCTGCGCATGCGCCGGCGCCTCGAGGCGGAGGGGAAGGACCTGACGCTGAAGATGTGGCTGTTCCCATACCTGACGTGGTGCACGATCGCCGCCATCATCGCGCTCTGCGTCGGCATGCTCGTGCTTCCGGAGACCAGGAGCCAGATGTACGTCTCGATGGGGCTCGCCGTCGTGGTGGTCGGAATCGGGATCTACCGCCAGCGCACGCGCGGCGCCACCGAGGAGACGCCGGATCCCACGACCTCCGGCGAGGAAACGGTCGACGCCCTCCGCCCCTGAGCGTTGTTCGCATAGTGAACACTAGTCCGCTCTCGGAACTCGGCGTACAGTCCCGCCTCGGAAGGCCGGACCCACCGGCCCGGGGAAGGACCGAAGCTCATGAGATGGGCGATTCTCGGCGCGAGCAATGTCGCGGCCACCCGCGTGCTGCCCGCGTTGCGCGAGTGCGGGCAGACGGCGGCGGTGGTGCTCAGCGGTGATCCGTCGCGCGCGGAGGACTACCGGAGGACCCACGGCATCGAGTCCGCCACCGGCGACCTGCGCGAGGCGGTGGGCGGCGACGTCCGGGCCGCGTACATCTCCTCCACCAACGACAAGCACTTCGAGCACGCCATGGCCGCGATCGACGCGGGCCTGCACGTGCTGTGCGAGAAGCCTCTCTCGTTCGACATCGCTCAGGCGCAGAAGATGGTCGACGCGGCCGCAGCCGCGGGGGTGGTGTTCGCGACGAACCATCACCTCCGCAATCACCCTGTCCACCGCGCAGCCCGAAAGTTGCTGGCCGAGGGCGCGATCGGCGACATTCTGTCGGTGCGCGTCGGCAATGCCATCATGCTGCGCCAGGCCCTGCGCGGATGGCGTCTCGACGGCGTCGGCGGCGGAGTCGTCCTCGACCTCGCGGTGCACGACATCGACACTCTCCGCTTCGTCACCGGGATGGAACCGGCCACGGTCACGGCGGTGGGCGTGTGCCAGGGACTCAGTGACGGTCCGGCGGACGCCGTGATGACGAGCGGCATCCTCGGCTCCGGCACCCTGTTCTCGCTGCACGACGCGTACACGGTCCCCGGCGCCGTGACCGGATTCGAAATCCACGGAACGGCAGGCACTCTCGCCGCCGAAGACTGCATGCGCCCCGACCCCACCGGAACGCTGCGCATGATCCGGGACGGAGACGGCACCACCGTCCCGCTCGAAACCGTCGACAACCTGTACGCGCCGGGGATCCGGGCCTTCGTCGACGCCGTCCGCGGGGTCGGTGAACCGGTGGCGACCGGGCTCGACGGACTGCGGTCGGTGACCGCCGCGCTGGCGATCCTGCGGTCGATCGAGGAGGGCCGGGCGGTCCGGGTCGCTACATGATCAGCCCGCTGGGCCGACGCCGCAGCGGCGACGGTTCCTGCACGGGCATCGAATTCGGCGGGACGGGGTAGGGCGCACCGGCGTTGAGCGTCCCCGCGGCCACATTCGGCCCGCACTGGGCGATCGCCGCCTGCAGACGTGGCCCCGGGTCCGTCATCGCGGGAACGCCGGCGTTCGGCGCCGACGAGAAGTCGAACGCGGACGTCATGTCGCCGACGGCGCCGCGACGCCACTCGGTGAGATTGGGGACGGGAACACCGAACCGCTGCTCGAGCAGTCGCAGTTGCGACGTGTGGTCGAACGTGTCGGACGCGACGAGGCCGCCGCGACTGTACGGCGAGATGATCAGAGACGGGACCCGGAATCCGAGCCCGATCGGTCCCGGATTGTTCTCGCTCTCGGCCACCGTGTTCAACGGAACCGTCAGGTATTCGCCCGGGGTGCCCGGCGGCGGTGTGGGCGGGGTGACGTGGTCGAAGAAGCCGCCGTTCTCGTCGTAACTGATGATCAGCGCCGTCTTCTCCCAGATCGCCGGGTTGGAGGTGAGGATGTCGAGCACCTCGACGATCCCGACCGCACCCGCGGCCGGGGGCAGCGCCGGGTGCTCGCACGTGAAGATGTTGGGGACGATCCAGGACACCGCGGGCAGGGTGCCGTTCGCGACGTCGGCCCGGAAGTCGTTCGGGTACGTCGGATCGAGGCCGCGGCGGGCGAGTTCCGAATTCGGGTCGCTGTATTGCTTGAAGCAGCCGAGCATCCCGTCGAGCGCGACACTCGACACCGGACCGAGGTCCTTGTTGGCGTACACCTTCCAGCCGACCCCGGCCTCCTGCAGGTTCTCCGGATAGGTGCGCCAGGAGTAGGCGAACCTCGGGATCACCGTCGGCGTCTCGACGAGCGGACCGCCCGCCAGCCCGTCCGGGTCGATGGTTCCCGTCATCCAGTAGAGCCGGTTCGGGTCCGTCGGCCCGAGCACCGAGCAGAAGTAGTGGTCGCAGATCGTGAAGGCGTCGGCGAGGTCGTAGTGCACGGGGATGTCGGCCCGCGTGTAGTAGCCCATCGTGGCGGGACCGTTGAGCGGCCCTTCGTGCGCGATGTGCACCGGCATCCACCGGTCCATCGCGCCGCCGTTCCACGCGTCGTGCTGCGGACCCCAGGAATGGGTGGGGTCGTTGATGCATTCGCCGTCGAGGTGCGTGCCCTGCGTGGTGTCGAGACGGAACGGCTCGAGAAACCCGGTCGGGGTCGGCCCGGCGCCGGGCGTCCAGCCGTACTGCTGCCACGCCGGTGACGGGTCGTCGAATCCGCGCACCCCGGACAGCGTGCCGTAGTAGTGGTCGAACGAGCGGTTCTCCTGCATGAGGTATACGAAGTGCTCGATGTCGTTCAGCGACCCGCTGCCACCCGGATCCTGCGCGTACGCCCTGTCGATCACCGGGCCCGCCCACGAACTGAGGAATGCGGCGCCGCCGGCCGCTGCGGCGGAGGCGAGGAACTTGCGTCGTGAGATGTCCGATGCCGGGGTCACGGATCGTGACGCTAGTCGCTGCGGACGCCGCCCGCCCGGTGAATGCGCACGTTGCCCTACTGCGGGCCCACCGGCACATCGCCTTCCAGCGTGATGCGGTGCATGACGCGGTGCTGGGTCCCGTAGTCGCGGTTGGCGTAGTGCGCGGTGCTGCGGTTGTCCCACAGCACGAGGTCGCCGAGACGCCAGCGGTGCCGCACGACGTGCTCCGGTTTGGTGAGGTGGGCGTACAGGAAGTCGAGAATTCCCCGGCTCTCCGCCTCGGACACCCCGGCGATGTGGGACGTGAAGCCCGGGTTCACGAAGATGCCCTTGCGCCCCGTTTCCGGGTGAACCCGCACGACGGGATGCTCGACGGGCGCGAGTGCGGTGACTTCCTCACCGTCCCAGATGTTTCCCTTGCCGCCGCGCTTCTGCGCGAGGTAGTACCCGAATTCGCGGTTGCCGTCGTGGACCGCGGTCAGCTGGTCGATCATCTGCCGGATCGGCAGCGACAGCGATTCGTACGCCAGCTGGCTGTCGGCCCAGTTGGTGTCGCCGCCGTGCGGCGGAAGGACGACGGGACGGAGGATCGACCCGAGCGGTGGCCGCTTCATGAATGTCACGTCGGTGTGCCACACGTCGGCGAAACCGTTGTCCTTGCTGTCGAGCGCGTACACCTCCCGGGCCACGTTTCCGCTGTCGTGGACGGGGTGACCCGCGGTCAGCCGACCGAGCCGGCGACCGAACTCGATGTGGCCCCAGTCGTCGAGCGACTGGCCCCGCAGGACCAGAACCTTGTGTTCGGTCAGCGCCGACCGGATCGCGGTCACCTCGTCGTCGGTGGCGGACGCGACGTCCAGGCCGAGGATCTCGGCGCCGAACGACGGGCCGAACTTGTCGAGCGTCAGCGACGCCGCTCTGGTCTCGAATGCAGTGCTCATGATTTCTTTCGCGAAGTTGTCGAGGGTCGGCCCGGACCTGCGAACGCGGAGAACGCGCGAGGAATTACCGAACGGCCGATGGCTACGAGGAGAGGACAGCACGCGTTACGCGCGCCGGACCGTCAGCAACAACACATGTTGGCGCACGTACGGCACAGGTCGACGGCGAGGCGTCGCACCAGGTGAGTCGTATGCACGACCCAATTCCTACCGGAAGGGAGGGAAATGAGCAAGCTCGGGGCAATCGCGCGATCAGCTCCAGCGCGCCTGCCCGCCGTCGAGTGGGATGGTGGCCCCCGACAGGTATCCGGCGTCGGGGCCCACGAGGAAGACGACGGCGCGCCCGATGTCGCGTTCGCAATCCCCGATCCGGCCGAGCGGGATCGACTTCACGAACTCGGCGGCCTCCTCCGGATTGGTCTCCGTCCACCACTTCAGCCCCGGGGACAGTGCGTGCGGCGCAATCGCGTTGACGCGGATGCCGTCCGGGCCCCATTCGCTGGCCGCGGTCCGGGTGAGCGAACGCATCGCCTCCTTGGTGGCCGCGTACAGCCCGTAGCCGCTCGTGTCCCAGCGCACGGCCGAGGAGCTGACGAGGTTGACGATCGAGCCGCCGCCACGCGCCTTCAGGTGCGGGTAGCACAGCTGCATGAGGAACAGGGTGGCCACCGGACCGACGGCCATCGCGCGGTCGAGAAGCTTCGGAGTGATCTCGAGGAGCGGTCCGAGCGCGCTCGCGTTGGCGTTGTTGATCAGGATGTCGAGCCCGCCGAACACCTCGACGACGCGGTCGACCATCGGACCCAGCAGATCGCGTTTGCTGACGTCGCACACGATCGGCTCGGCGACGCCGCCGAAGTCGGCGATCGCGGCGCACGTGTCGACGAGTTTCGCCTCCGTCCGCCCGACCACCGCGATCCGCGCACCCTCCTTGGCCAGCGCGAACGCCATCCCGGCCCCCACGCCCTGACCGGCGCCGGTGATCAGCGCAACCTTGCCGTCCAGCGTGCCCATCAGGTGTCCGCCCATCGGTTGGCCGTGAGATGGAAACTCGGGATGTCGGCCAGCGACACCACCGCTTCGTACGTGCGCTCGTACCCCGTGTGCGCGATCCGCCACCGACCGTCGGTGCCCCGCCGGTAGCGGTCGGAGTAGAACGCCGCCCCGCGCAGCAACATGCCGTGTTCGGGGACCAGCACGGTGTCGGAGAGATACCACCGTCCCGTCGCCGTGTCGGCGTCCACGTCGATCTCCGGGTGGCCGCAGTGGTGCTCGGTGATGGTGTTCGCCCCGAGTTTCGACTTCATGTACTCGACGAGCGCGTCGCGTGAGTCGAACGTGAGGCGCTCACCGTAGTTCGCCGTGGCGTCCGGCAGCAGAGTGTCGGCGAACTCGTCCCAGCTCTTCGTGTCGAGCGCGCGTAGGTACGCGTACTTGAGCCGGCTGATCGCCGCGACGGCCTCGAGATCGGAAACTGACACCTGTTCTACATACCACGGGCGGCGCTTCCAGCGGACCGACTCGGGATTATCTACTGACGCTGCCCGCATCGACCGGCAGAGCGACGGACGTGATGTACCGCGCCTCGTCCGAGGCCAGGAACAGCGCGGCGTTCGCCACGTCGACCGGTTCGATCCACGGGATCGGCAGCATGTTCATCGTCACCGCGGCCGCCGCGAACTCCTCCCGGGTGGGGTGCTCGAGATCGGGCCGGAACGCCCGCCGCACCATGTCGTTCTGGATCATGTCCGTGTCGACGTTGGTGGGATGCACGCTGTTGACCCGCACCCGGTGCGGCGCGAGTTCCTTCGCCAGCGACCGCATCAGCCCCACCACCCCGTGCTTGGCCGCGGTGTAGTGCGCGACGCCGACGAGTCCGCGCAGACCGGCGATGGAACTCGTCAGGATCATCGCCCCGCCGCCCCGCTCGATCAGATGCGGGGCCGCCGCCTTGCACGTCTGCCACACCCCCGTCAGATTGACGTCGAGCATCGTCTGCCAGG from Rhodococcus opacus B4 encodes:
- a CDS encoding TauD/TfdA dioxygenase family protein, yielding MSTAFETRAASLTLDKFGPSFGAEILGLDVASATDDEVTAIRSALTEHKVLVLRGQSLDDWGHIEFGRRLGRLTAGHPVHDSGNVAREVYALDSKDNGFADVWHTDVTFMKRPPLGSILRPVVLPPHGGDTNWADSQLAYESLSLPIRQMIDQLTAVHDGNREFGYYLAQKRGGKGNIWDGEEVTALAPVEHPVVRVHPETGRKGIFVNPGFTSHIAGVSEAESRGILDFLYAHLTKPEHVVRHRWRLGDLVLWDNRSTAHYANRDYGTQHRVMHRITLEGDVPVGPQ
- a CDS encoding SDR family NAD(P)-dependent oxidoreductase, with protein sequence MGTLDGKVALITGAGQGVGAGMAFALAKEGARIAVVGRTEAKLVDTCAAIADFGGVAEPIVCDVSKRDLLGPMVDRVVEVFGGLDILINNANASALGPLLEITPKLLDRAMAVGPVATLFLMQLCYPHLKARGGGSIVNLVSSSAVRWDTSGYGLYAATKEAMRSLTRTAASEWGPDGIRVNAIAPHALSPGLKWWTETNPEEAAEFVKSIPLGRIGDCERDIGRAVVFLVGPDAGYLSGATIPLDGGQARWS
- a CDS encoding Gfo/Idh/MocA family protein, translating into MRWAILGASNVAATRVLPALRECGQTAAVVLSGDPSRAEDYRRTHGIESATGDLREAVGGDVRAAYISSTNDKHFEHAMAAIDAGLHVLCEKPLSFDIAQAQKMVDAAAAAGVVFATNHHLRNHPVHRAARKLLAEGAIGDILSVRVGNAIMLRQALRGWRLDGVGGGVVLDLAVHDIDTLRFVTGMEPATVTAVGVCQGLSDGPADAVMTSGILGSGTLFSLHDAYTVPGAVTGFEIHGTAGTLAAEDCMRPDPTGTLRMIRDGDGTTVPLETVDNLYAPGIRAFVDAVRGVGEPVATGLDGLRSVTAALAILRSIEEGRAVRVAT
- a CDS encoding nuclear transport factor 2 family protein translates to MSVSDLEAVAAISRLKYAYLRALDTKSWDEFADTLLPDATANYGERLTFDSRDALVEYMKSKLGANTITEHHCGHPEIDVDADTATGRWYLSDTVLVPEHGMLLRGAAFYSDRYRRGTDGRWRIAHTGYERTYEAVVSLADIPSFHLTANRWADT
- a CDS encoding mycofactocin-coupled SDR family oxidoreductase, producing the protein MTGRVNGRVVLVTGAARGIGRAQALRFAQEGADVVAVDLCGPVGTVVTPPASPEDLEQTAKLVRDTGRRIVTAQVDVRDGAALAEAVTAAAEDLGGLDFVCATAGITSSGAALELDSETWQTMLDVNLTGVWQTCKAAAPHLIERGGGAMILTSSIAGLRGLVGVAHYTAAKHGVVGLMRSLAKELAPHRVRVNSVHPTNVDTDMIQNDMVRRAFRPDLEHPTREEFAAAAVTMNMLPIPWIEPVDVANAALFLASDEARYITSVALPVDAGSVSR
- a CDS encoding amino acid permease, whose product is MSGTTDPQLQHTLKKRHLSMIAIAGVIGAGLFVGSGVAIRETGPGVLVAYALAGIVVILVMRMLGEMSTANPETGSFSAYADQAIGRWAGFSIGWLYAWFWIIVLGIEATAGAVIMNRWIPDVPQWSWALILMVLLTLTNIASVKSFGEFEFWFASIKVAAIVIFLGLGVLAICGALPGVEAPGLTNLTGHGGFFPNGAGAVFAAVLVVVFSFFGAEIATIAAGESANPVAAVRNAVRSVVWRILIFYIGSIAIVVTLLPWDDASVALSPYVAVMDSFGIPAAGNIMDVVVLTSVLSCLNSGLYTASRMIFSLSRRGDAPASLSKVGSSGVPRQAVLVSTVVGFLTVGLNYLYPDTVFLFLVNSSGAIALFVWLAISVSQLRMRRRLEAEGKDLTLKMWLFPYLTWCTIAAIIALCVGMLVLPETRSQMYVSMGLAVVVVGIGIYRQRTRGATEETPDPTTSGEETVDALRP
- the shiA gene encoding shikimate transporter: MSDHAFTPAAEKQARRAALSSFVGAVIDWYDFLLYGLVAALVFNSEFFPNVSPAIGTLAAFATFGVGFLFRPLGGVVFGHYGDRIGRKRMLILTVLIMGTSTALIGLLPSFASIGWWAPVLLVTLRAIQGFAVGGEWGGAALMAVESAPPKKKAFYSSGVQVGYSVGLILATGFVMLMSNLTTETAFSQWGWRVPFIASVVLVGIGLWIRAGVQESPEFVEKVEKVEDTPQEKKRIPLVEALRNHPKAFLQIIGLRFAELFSMYIVTTFALSYSTQELGMERNFMLNVGLLVGAVGIGTIPLFAWLSDKHGRRRVYILGALIGAVCAFPFFIFLEHGSMIGTVILAVLLVNISHDMVVSVQQPLFTEMFGAEYRYSGAGVGYQVASAIGGGFTPFIAAALVTASGGSWHLVAVYLAGGCVVSALIAWRLQPDSTADAAGATTSAKLENAH
- a CDS encoding phospholipase C, which gives rise to MTPASDISRRKFLASAAAAGGAAFLSSWAGPVIDRAYAQDPGGSGSLNDIEHFVYLMQENRSFDHYYGTLSGVRGFDDPSPAWQQYGWTPGAGPTPTGFLEPFRLDTTQGTHLDGECINDPTHSWGPQHDAWNGGAMDRWMPVHIAHEGPLNGPATMGYYTRADIPVHYDLADAFTICDHYFCSVLGPTDPNRLYWMTGTIDPDGLAGGPLVETPTVIPRFAYSWRTYPENLQEAGVGWKVYANKDLGPVSSVALDGMLGCFKQYSDPNSELARRGLDPTYPNDFRADVANGTLPAVSWIVPNIFTCEHPALPPAAGAVGIVEVLDILTSNPAIWEKTALIISYDENGGFFDHVTPPTPPPGTPGEYLTVPLNTVAESENNPGPIGLGFRVPSLIISPYSRGGLVASDTFDHTSQLRLLEQRFGVPVPNLTEWRRGAVGDMTSAFDFSSAPNAGVPAMTDPGPRLQAAIAQCGPNVAAGTLNAGAPYPVPPNSMPVQEPSPLRRRPSGLIM